In Roseicyclus marinus, the genomic window CGGCGAGCCATGCCTGGACCGGGACGCGGCTGCATCTGGAGATGCAGGAAGCGCCTTGCGACTGGCAGAATGGCAATGCCTTCGGCGGCGGCGCGGTGGATTGAGGGAGGCGCGCGCGGCCCGCGCGGGGCCGTGCATATTTTTGGAAAGATGAAGGGCAGGGCGCGCGTTCAGTCGCGTTCCTGCTCATGGGCATAGCGCAGGCGCGCGATCTCCTCGTTCTTCTCGGCGCGGCGCAATTCGCCAAGGCGGCTTTCGACGTAGCTCAGATGCTCCATCACGGCGGCGCGGGCGGCGGGCGCGTCGCGCGCCTGGAGGGCCGCGTTGATCGCGCGGTGATGATCCAGAAGCAGATCGCGCGTCGTGCGGCTCTTGAACATGCGCTGGCGGTTGAAGAAGACGCCCTGTTTCAGCAGGTCGAAGATCGAGCGCATCATGTGCAGCAAGATCACGTTGTGGCTCGCCTCCAGGATGGCGAGGTGGAATTCCGCGTCCAGTTCCGCCTCGTCCGCCGGGTTCCGTTTCTTGTGGGCGGCTTCCATCTTGCGGAAGATCGTGTCGATGACCTTCAGATCCGTGTCCGAACCCTGGACGGCGGCGCGTTCGGCGGCGATGGCCTCCAGGTCGCGGCGAAAGGCGATATAGTCGAAGACGGCTTCGTCATGGCTGGAGATCAACCGGATCAGCGCGGGCGAAAAGGCCGAGCCGAGCACATCGGCGACATAGATCCCGGCACCGGCCCGCGTCGCCAGAAGCCCGCGATCCTGCAATTCGGCAATCGCCTCGCGCAGGGAGGGGCGCGAAACGCCCAGGCGTTCGCTCAATTCGCGTTCCGACGGCAGGCGTTCGCCCGGCCGCAGGATGCCGCGCAGGATCAGTTGTTCGATCTGCCGCACCACGGAATGCGACAGTTTCTCGGCCTCGATGCGTTGAAACGGCATGGCCCCCTCCCGAATTGGTCAAATTCTATGACCACGGGG contains:
- a CDS encoding FadR/GntR family transcriptional regulator → MPFQRIEAEKLSHSVVRQIEQLILRGILRPGERLPSERELSERLGVSRPSLREAIAELQDRGLLATRAGAGIYVADVLGSAFSPALIRLISSHDEAVFDYIAFRRDLEAIAAERAAVQGSDTDLKVIDTIFRKMEAAHKKRNPADEAELDAEFHLAILEASHNVILLHMMRSIFDLLKQGVFFNRQRMFKSRTTRDLLLDHHRAINAALQARDAPAARAAVMEHLSYVESRLGELRRAEKNEEIARLRYAHEQERD